A portion of the Magnolia sinica isolate HGM2019 chromosome 17, MsV1, whole genome shotgun sequence genome contains these proteins:
- the LOC131230647 gene encoding stem-specific protein TSJT1-like, producing the protein MLGIFQKAVAQPPKELNSPVASSEVCRKPTHPNEILKEFLSSHPHNSLSATIGDGAIMAYARDDRHFSIHQRLFCGYDDIYCLFFGNLNNLSTLIKQYGLTKASNEAMVVIEAYRTLRDRGPYPADQVVKDLNGSFSFLIFDSKAGTVFSALGSDGGVELFWGIAADGSVVISDDLEVVKGGCGRSFAPFPAGCMFHSNGGLMSFEHPMHKMKAMPRVDSEGVMCGASFNVDKYSRVNSMPRVGSEANWTVWESH; encoded by the exons ATGTTGGGGATTTTCCAAAAGGCCGTTGCTCAGCCTCCAAAGGAGCTCAACAGCCCAGTTGCTTCTTCAGAGGTTTGTAGAAAGCCCACTCAcccaaatgagattttgaaggaattcCTTTCCTCCCATCCTCACAATTCTCTGTCGGCTACGATTGGAGATGGGGCCATCATGGCCTACGCTCGCGACGATCGCCATTTCTCCATTCATCAAAG GTTATTCTGCGGCTATGATGACATTTACTGCCTCTTCTTTGGCAATTTGAACAACTTAAGCACTCTCATCAAGCAATATGGCCTAACAAAAGCGAGCAACGAGGCTATGGTGGTCATCGAGGCGTATCGGACCCTCCGTGATCGTGGGCCATACCCCGCCGATCAGGTCGTTAAAGATCTCAACGGCAGCTTTTCTTTCCTTATCTTCGATAGCAAGGCTGGAACGGTCTTTTCTGCACTG GGGTCAGATGGAGGAGTTGAACTATTTTGGGGCATTGCAGCTGATGGCTCAGTTGTAATTTCTGACGATTTGGAGGTCGTTAAAGGAGGCTGCGGCAGATCCTTTGCACCATTCCCTGCTG GGTGTATGTTCCACAGCAATGGAGGGCTGATGAGCTTCGAGCATCCAATGCATAAGATGAAGGCGATGCCGAGGGTGGACAGCGAGGGGGTGATGTGTGGTGCCAGTTTCAACGTCGACAAGTATTCAAGGGTCAACAGCATGCCACGTGTCGGAAGCGAGGCCAACTGGACCGTGTGGGAGTCGCATTAA